One genomic region from Frateuria soli encodes:
- a CDS encoding NIPSNAP family protein produces the protein MSTHAVLELRQYTLRPGQRERLVGLFEREFVESQEALGMRLPGQFRDLDDPDRFVWLRSFQDMTTRAASLAAFYEGPVWRAHREAANATMLDSDDVLLLRPAQAFALEGMARPAAGERAPAGLLTATICPAPPADLAALARSFDAQVRPVLERLGAPVLAQFVTEPARNTFARLPVREGESVFVWFAAFADAGALVHHQAAAALDPIVGA, from the coding sequence GTGAGCACACACGCCGTACTCGAGTTGCGCCAGTACACGCTGCGCCCGGGCCAGCGCGAACGTCTGGTCGGGTTGTTCGAGCGCGAGTTCGTCGAATCGCAGGAGGCGCTCGGCATGCGGCTGCCTGGCCAGTTCCGCGACCTCGACGACCCGGACCGCTTCGTCTGGCTGCGCAGTTTCCAGGACATGACCACGCGCGCCGCATCACTGGCCGCGTTCTATGAGGGCCCGGTCTGGCGCGCCCACCGCGAGGCGGCCAACGCCACCATGCTCGATTCGGACGACGTGCTGCTGCTGCGGCCGGCGCAGGCCTTCGCACTGGAGGGAATGGCCCGGCCAGCGGCAGGCGAACGCGCGCCGGCCGGCCTGCTCACGGCGACGATCTGTCCGGCGCCGCCGGCCGACCTGGCAGCGCTGGCCCGCAGCTTCGACGCGCAGGTGCGACCGGTGCTGGAGCGGCTCGGCGCGCCGGTGCTGGCACAGTTCGTCACCGAGCCGGCGCGCAATACCTTTGCGCGCCTGCCGGTGCGCGAGGGCGAAAGCGTGTTCGTCTGGTTCGCGGCCTTCGCCGACGCCGGGGCGCTGGTGCACCATCAGGCCGCGGCGGCGCTCGACCCGATCGTTGGTGCGTGA
- a CDS encoding DJ-1/PfpI family protein, which produces MRDTVYFLVFDGFADWQAALALCEVRRPGDWRVATVGFTRAPVRSMGGLMVQPELSVSELELARAALAIVPGGHLWQRGEGAAAVAALRELRRAGSMVAGIDSGVLALARAGLLDQCRHTGNWAGHIAAQVPGYTGSADYDASVLAASDGGIITASHLGSVEFAREVIHALDLYGPGDREHWYRLFKHAQLPPWCVGEAVAA; this is translated from the coding sequence ATGCGCGACACGGTTTACTTCCTGGTGTTCGACGGTTTTGCGGATTGGCAGGCGGCGCTGGCGCTGTGCGAGGTGCGTCGCCCGGGCGACTGGCGGGTCGCCACGGTGGGCTTCACCCGCGCGCCGGTGCGTTCGATGGGAGGCCTGATGGTGCAGCCGGAGCTGAGCGTGTCCGAGCTCGAGCTCGCCCGCGCGGCGCTGGCCATCGTGCCGGGCGGCCACCTGTGGCAGCGGGGCGAGGGCGCCGCGGCGGTGGCCGCGCTACGCGAGCTGCGCCGCGCCGGTTCGATGGTCGCCGGCATCGACAGCGGTGTGCTGGCGCTGGCCCGCGCCGGCCTGCTCGATCAATGCCGCCACACCGGCAACTGGGCCGGCCACATTGCCGCGCAGGTGCCCGGCTACACCGGCAGTGCGGATTACGATGCGTCCGTGCTGGCGGCCAGCGACGGCGGGATCATCACCGCCAGCCACCTGGGCAGCGTGGAGTTTGCCCGCGAGGTGATCCACGCGCTGGACCTCTATGGCCCGGGCGACCGCGAACACTGGTACCGCTTGTTCAAGCATGCCCAGCTGCCGCCGTGGTGCGTCGGCGAAGCGGTGGCGGCGTGA
- a CDS encoding class 1 fructose-bisphosphatase has translation MKPVSLIQFLIEERRAGHINAELSLLIEVVTRACKRIAVATGKGALGGVLGNAGSDNVQGEAQKKLDVISNEILLEANAWGGHLAACASEEMEDPQPIPDMYPKGNHLLLFDPLDGSSNIDVNVSVGTIFSVLRCPDGVTEPRVEDFLQPGTQQLAAGYVVYGPATLLVLTFGHGTHEFTLDREVGSFVLSRRDIRIPEQTAEFAINMSNQRHWEAPMQRYVGELLAGKEGPRGKDFNMRWVASMVADVHRIVTRGGVFFYPLDAKIKAKGGKLRLMYEANPMAFIVEQAGGAATTGRERILGLQPTGLHQRVPVFLGSKGEVEVATRYHREADVAYA, from the coding sequence ATGAAGCCTGTCTCGCTGATCCAGTTCCTGATCGAGGAACGCCGCGCCGGCCATATCAACGCCGAACTTTCGCTGTTGATCGAAGTGGTCACGCGCGCCTGCAAGCGGATCGCCGTGGCCACCGGCAAGGGGGCGCTGGGCGGCGTGCTGGGCAACGCCGGCAGCGACAACGTGCAGGGCGAGGCACAGAAGAAGCTGGACGTGATCTCCAACGAGATCCTGCTCGAAGCCAACGCCTGGGGCGGCCACCTGGCCGCCTGCGCGTCGGAGGAGATGGAGGATCCGCAGCCGATCCCCGACATGTATCCGAAGGGCAACCACCTGCTGCTGTTCGATCCGCTGGACGGCTCGTCCAACATCGACGTGAACGTCTCGGTGGGCACCATCTTCTCGGTGCTGCGCTGCCCGGACGGTGTCACCGAGCCCAGGGTCGAGGATTTCCTGCAGCCGGGCACGCAGCAGCTGGCCGCCGGCTACGTGGTGTACGGCCCGGCCACGCTGCTGGTGCTGACCTTCGGCCACGGCACGCACGAGTTCACCCTGGACCGCGAGGTCGGCAGCTTCGTGCTGAGCCGCCGCGACATCCGCATTCCGGAGCAGACCGCCGAGTTCGCCATCAACATGTCCAACCAGCGCCACTGGGAGGCGCCGATGCAGCGCTACGTCGGCGAGCTGCTGGCCGGCAAGGAAGGCCCGCGCGGCAAGGACTTCAACATGCGCTGGGTCGCCTCGATGGTGGCCGACGTGCATCGCATCGTGACCCGCGGCGGGGTGTTCTTCTATCCGCTGGACGCCAAGATCAAGGCCAAGGGCGGCAAGCTGCGGCTGATGTACGAGGCCAACCCGATGGCCTTCATCGTCGAGCAGGCCGGCGGGGCGGCGACGACGGGCCGGGAGCGCATCCTCGGGCTCCAGCCGACCGGGCTGCACCAGCGCGTGCCGGTGTTCCTCGGTTCGAAGGGCGAGGTCGAGGTTGCCACCCGCTACCACCGCGAGGCCGACGTCGCCTACGCCTGA
- a CDS encoding patatin-like phospholipase family protein, with protein MARYLRLLLLSFTLAGCASVRQPPPVAPHPPRKLVVGLALGGGAAKGFAHIGVIKMLEASGLKVDVVAGTSAGSVVGALYASGMDAFAMQQAAISLDEASIRDVRLFGGGLVQGKKLQDYVDGLVRQRPLERLKLPFAAVATELETGQRTVFRHGDTGQAVRASCSVPGVFEPVAIGDRHYVDGGVVSPVPVDAARELGADFVIAVDISARSDGTLPEDMFGILGRSVVIMGQHLGAQELARADVVIRPQVNGIGAADFAQKERAIMEGERAALAAIPLIRARLAAARQAPAIAAP; from the coding sequence ATGGCCCGATACCTGCGCCTCCTGCTGCTCTCCTTCACCCTGGCCGGTTGCGCGTCCGTGCGCCAGCCGCCGCCGGTCGCCCCGCACCCGCCGCGCAAGCTGGTGGTCGGCCTGGCGCTGGGCGGCGGCGCGGCCAAGGGTTTCGCGCACATCGGCGTGATCAAGATGCTGGAGGCCAGCGGCCTCAAGGTGGACGTCGTCGCCGGCACCAGCGCCGGCAGCGTGGTCGGCGCGCTGTATGCCAGCGGCATGGATGCCTTCGCCATGCAGCAGGCGGCCATCTCGCTGGACGAGGCGTCGATCCGCGACGTGCGGCTGTTCGGCGGCGGCCTGGTGCAGGGGAAGAAGCTGCAGGACTACGTCGACGGCCTGGTGCGCCAGCGACCGCTCGAGCGCCTGAAGCTGCCCTTCGCGGCGGTCGCCACCGAACTCGAAACGGGCCAGCGCACGGTGTTCCGCCACGGCGACACCGGCCAGGCCGTGCGCGCCTCGTGCAGCGTCCCGGGCGTGTTCGAACCGGTGGCGATCGGCGACAGGCATTACGTCGACGGCGGCGTGGTCAGCCCGGTGCCGGTCGACGCCGCGCGCGAACTCGGCGCCGATTTCGTGATCGCGGTGGATATCTCCGCGCGCAGCGACGGCACCCTTCCCGAGGACATGTTCGGCATCCTCGGTCGCTCCGTGGTGATCATGGGCCAGCACCTGGGCGCCCAGGAGCTGGCGCGCGCCGACGTGGTGATCCGACCGCAGGTGAACGGCATCGGCGCCGCCGACTTCGCGCAAAAGGAACGCGCGATCATGGAGGGCGAGAGGGCGGCGCTGGCGGCGATCCCGCTGATCCGCGCGCGGCTGGCCGCGGCGCGGCAGGCTCCGGCCATCGCCGCGCCCTGA